In the Wyeomyia smithii strain HCP4-BCI-WySm-NY-G18 chromosome 2, ASM2978416v1, whole genome shotgun sequence genome, one interval contains:
- the LOC129722066 gene encoding tetratricopeptide repeat protein 36 homolog, with amino-acid sequence MKMASLNRDCLSEHDRQVLESIFNPSQIGGEELLYNGQEELPEDLQDQAEPNNPNITESKKLELAAIQLAEDGNLPEAILQFTKAIQAAPERPAPWNNRAQAYRYLGNEKTALEDIEQALLLSNRTGRTGCRALCQRGVLRRKNNDLDGARADFEEAAKLGSKFARTQLIELNPYAALCNQMLREVMKVQ; translated from the exons ATGAAAATGGCTTCGCTAAATCGTGATTGCCTTAGTGAACACGACCGTCAGGTGTTGGAATCTATCTTCAATCCGTCCCAGATTGGTGGAGAAGAATTACTCTACAACGGCCAGGAAGAGCTTCCGGAAGATTTGCAAG ATCAAGCAGAGCCCAACAACCCAAACATTACGGAATCGAAGAAACTGGAATTGGCAGCCATCCAATTAGCCGAAGACGGTAACCTACCGGAAGCGATTCTACAGTTTACCAAAGCGATACAAGCAGCACCGGAACGACCTGCACCGTGGAATAACCGAGCACAGGCTTATCGCTACTTGGGAAACGAGAAAA CGGCACTGGAAGACATCGAACAGGCGCTTTTACTGTCGAATCGCACCGGACGGACGGGCTGTCGGGCGCTATGTCAACGGGGTGTTCTACGCAGGAAGAACAACGATCTGGACGGAGCCCGCGCCGACTTCGAGGAGGCGGCCAAACTGGGTAGTAAGTTTGCCCGCACACAGCTGATCGAGCTGAACCCGTACGCGGCGCTGTGCAACCAGATGCTGCGGGAGGTGATGAAGGTGCAATGA